One genomic window of Oryctolagus cuniculus chromosome 11, mOryCun1.1, whole genome shotgun sequence includes the following:
- the DNMT3B gene encoding DNA (cytosine-5)-methyltransferase 3B isoform X6 produces the protein MKGDTRHLNGEEDASGREDSIVLVNGACSDQSSDSKDAPSPPILEAIRTPEIRGRRSSSRLSRREVSSLLSYTQDLTGDGDEGEDGDGSDTPVMPKLFRETRTRSESPAVRTRNSNSASSRERYRPSPRSTRSTRGRQGHSHVDESPVEFPATRSLRRRATASTGTPWPSPASPYLTIDLTDDDVTPQSSSTPYTGLAQDSQLESLESSQVDGDRDADGAEYQDGKEFGIGDLVWGKIKGFSWWPAMVVSWKATSKRQAMAGMRWVQWFGDGKFSEVSADKLVALGLFSQHFNLATFNKLVSYRKAMFQALEKARVRAGKTFSTSPGDPLEDQLKPMLEWAHGGFKPTGTEGLKPDNSKQPENKSRRRTAEDSTASEHCPPPKRLKTNCYNNGKDRGEEDQSREQMAADVTNNKSNLEDSCLSCGRKNPVSFHPLFEGGLCQTCRDRFLELFYMYDDDGYQSYCTVCCEGRELLLCSNTSCCRCFCVECLEVLVGSGTAADAKLQEPWSCYMCVPQRCHGVLRRRKDWNVRLQAFFTSDMGHEYEAPKLYPAIPAARRRPIRVLSLFDGIATGYLVLKELGIKVEKYVASEVCEESIAVGTVKHEGNIKYVNDVRNITKKNIDEWGPFDLVIGGSPCNDLSNVNPARKGLYEGTGRLFFEFYHLLNYTRPKEGDDRPFFWMFENVVAMKVGDKRDISRFLECNPVMIDAIKVSAAHRARYFWGNLPGMNRIFGFPVHYTDVSNMGRGARQKLLGRSWSVPVIRHLFAPLKDYFACE, from the exons GCCGCCGATCGAGCTCCCGACTGTCCCGGAGGGAGGTGTCCAGCCTGCTGAGTTACACCCAG GATCTGACGGGCGATGGAGATGAAGGCGAGGACGGGGATGGGTCAGACACTCCAGTGATGCCTAAACTGTTCCGTGAGACCAGAACGCGCTCTGAAAGCCCAGCA GTCCGAACCCGAAATAGCAACAGTGCCTCCAGCCGGGAGAGGTACAGGCCCTCCCCACGGTCCACCCGTTCCACCCGAGGCCGGCAGGGCCACAGTCACGTGGACGAGTCCCCCGTGGAGTTCCCAGCAACCAGG TCCCTGAGGCGCAGGGCCACAGCATCCACAGGCACGCCGTGGCCATCCCCTGCCAGTCCCTACCTCACCATCGACCTCACTGATGACGACGTGACACCCCAGAGTAGCAGTACCCCCtacactggcctggcccaggacagcCAGCTGGAGAGCCTGGAGTCCTCACAGGTGGATGGAGACAGAGATGCGGATGGAGCGGAGTACCAG GATGGGAAGGAGTTTGGAATAGGGGACCTCGTGTGGGGAAAGATCAAGGGCTTCTCCTGGTGGCCAGCCATGGTGGTGTCCTGGAAGGCCACCTCCAAGCGCCAGGCCATGGCCGGCATGCGATGGGTGCAATGGTTTGGCGATGGAAAATTCTCTGAG GTCTCTGCAGACAAGCTTGTTGCTCTGGGGTTGTTCAGCCAGCACTTCAACCTTGCAACATTTAATAAACTGGTCTCCTATAGGAAGGCCATGTTCCAGGCTCTGGAG AAAGCCAGGGTCCGTGCTGGCAAGACCTTCTCCACCAGCCCTGGAGACCCGCTGGAGGACCAGCTGAAGCCCATGCTGGAGTGGGCCCATGGGGGCTTCAAGCCCACCGGCACCGAGGGCCTCAAGCCCGACAACAGCAAGCAACCAG AGAATAAGAGTCGGAGACGCACGGCCGAGGACTCCACTGCCTCAGagcactgccccccacccaaGCGCCTCAAGACCAACTGCTACAACAACGGCAAAGACCGAGGAGAGGAAGATCAGAGCCGAG AGCAAATGGCTGCCGATGTGACCAACAACAAGAGCAACCTCGAAG ACAGCTGCTTGTCCTGCGGGAGGAAAAACCCCGTGTCCTTCCACCCCCTCTTTGAGGGTGGCCTCTGCCAGACCTGCCGG GATCGCTTTCTCGAGCTGTTCTACATGTATGATGATGACGGCTATCAGTCATACTGCACCGTGTGCTGCGAGGGCCGGGAGCTGCTACTGTGTAGCAACACGAGCTGCTGCCG GTGCTTCTGCGTGGAGTGCCTGGAGGTGCTGGTGGGCAGCGGCACCGCAGCCGACGCTAAACTACAGGAGCCCTGGAGCTGCTACATGTGCGTCCCGCAGCGCTGCCATGGGGTCCTGCGGCGCCGCAAGGACTGGAACGTGCGCCTGCAGGCCTTCTTCACCAGCGACATGGGGCACGAATAC GAAGCCCCCAAGCTGTACCCTGCCATTCCTGCAGCCCGTAGGCGGCCCATTCGAGTCCTGTCCTTGTTCGATGGCATTGCGACAG GGTACTTGGTCCTCAAAGAATTGGGCATAAAGGTGGAAAAGTACGTCGCTTCAGAAGTGTGTGAAGAATCCATCGCAGTGGGGACCGTGAAGCACGAGGGCAACATCAAATATGTGAATGACGTCAGGAACATCACGAAGAAAAAC ATTGACGAATGGGGGCCCTTTGACTTGGTGATTGGGGGCAGCCCGTGCAACGACCTCTCCAATGTGAATCCTGCCCGGAAAGGCCTATATG AAGGCACAGGCCGGCTCTTCTTTGAGTTCTACCACCTGCTGAATTACACCCGGCCCAAGGAGGGTGACGACCGGCCCTTCTTCTGGATGTTTGAGAATGTTGTAGCCATGAAGGTTGGAGACAAGAGGGACATCTCAAGGTTCCtggag tgTAACCCGGTGATGATTGATGCCATCAAAGTTTCTGCTGCTCACAGGGCCCGGTACTTTTGGGGCAACCTGCCTGGGATGAACAG GATCTTCGGCTTTCCCGTACACTACACGGACGTGTCCAACATGGGCCGCGGCGCCCGCCAGAAGCTGCTCGGGAGGTCGTGGAGCGTGCCTGTCATCCGACACCTCTTCGCCCCGCTGAAGGACTACTTTGCCTGTGAATAG